In the genome of Treponema pedis, one region contains:
- the ffh gene encoding signal recognition particle protein — MLESISEKLGGIIRTLSGKSKITEKNIEETIEQIKTALLDADVNLRVVRRFINAAAEEAKGEKVLRSVDPGQQFTKIVYDKMVSFLGDEKKSLDLRGPDTQSVILFLGLQGSGKTTSAAKLALKLKNEGRKPLLVACDLVRPAAVEQLSVLGENIGIPVYKEETKDAVKVAKNALAFSKKNFYDTVIVDTAGRLQIDEVMMKEIVNIKSAVKPLETILVADSMTGQSAVDVAKEFDESVGLSGVILTKFDSDARGGAALSLKTITGKPILYVGTGEKPEDFEPFYPDRIASRILGMGDIVSLVEKAQAVYDEKEAEKLQRKMATETFTLGDMLAQIEQAEKMGPIESMLEMIPGLAGQIDKDKLDLSALKRQKAIIQSMTLKERDNFRIIGPPRRKRIARGSGTTVGDVNKLLKQFEKTRQMMRKVSKNKGLQAKLMSGGLFG, encoded by the coding sequence ATGCTTGAAAGTATAAGCGAAAAATTAGGCGGAATTATCCGTACGCTTTCGGGAAAATCGAAGATAACCGAAAAAAATATTGAAGAAACTATCGAACAAATTAAAACCGCCCTTTTGGACGCGGACGTAAATTTGCGTGTTGTAAGGCGGTTTATAAATGCCGCTGCGGAAGAAGCCAAGGGTGAAAAGGTTTTGCGCTCTGTAGACCCCGGGCAGCAATTTACTAAAATCGTGTATGACAAAATGGTTTCGTTTTTGGGCGATGAAAAAAAATCGCTTGATTTACGCGGCCCGGATACTCAATCGGTAATTTTATTTTTGGGTTTACAGGGGTCGGGAAAAACCACAAGCGCCGCAAAACTTGCGCTTAAATTAAAAAACGAAGGCAGAAAACCGCTTCTTGTTGCCTGCGACCTTGTGCGTCCGGCTGCCGTCGAACAGCTTTCGGTTTTAGGTGAAAATATAGGCATTCCGGTTTATAAAGAAGAAACAAAGGACGCCGTAAAAGTAGCAAAAAACGCTCTAGCTTTTTCCAAAAAGAATTTTTACGATACGGTAATTGTCGATACTGCAGGCCGCCTTCAGATTGATGAAGTTATGATGAAGGAAATCGTTAACATAAAATCCGCCGTAAAACCTCTAGAAACTATTTTGGTTGCGGATTCTATGACGGGACAAAGCGCCGTAGATGTCGCAAAGGAATTCGATGAAAGTGTAGGTCTTTCGGGTGTTATTCTTACAAAATTCGATTCCGATGCTCGAGGAGGCGCGGCTCTTTCATTAAAAACCATAACCGGCAAGCCCATTTTGTACGTTGGTACCGGTGAAAAACCTGAAGATTTTGAACCGTTTTATCCCGACCGCATTGCAAGCCGTATTTTGGGAATGGGCGACATTGTTTCGCTGGTTGAAAAAGCTCAAGCCGTTTATGATGAAAAAGAAGCCGAAAAACTTCAGCGCAAAATGGCTACCGAAACCTTTACTCTCGGGGATATGCTTGCACAAATCGAACAGGCTGAAAAAATGGGCCCTATAGAATCTATGCTTGAGATGATTCCGGGACTTGCAGGTCAGATAGATAAGGATAAGCTGGATTTAAGCGCGCTCAAGCGCCAAAAGGCAATAATTCAATCCATGACGCTTAAAGAACGCGATAACTTTCGCATAATAGGGCCGCCGCGCAGAAAGAGAATTGCAAGAGGTTCGGGTACTACCGTAGGGGACGTAAATAAACTTTTAAAACAATTTGAAAAAACAAGACAAATGATGAGAAAGGTTTCTAAAAATAAGGGGCTTCAAGCTAAATTGATGTCAGGCGGCTTATTCGGTTAA
- a CDS encoding iron-containing alcohol dehydrogenase, with translation MKYSTFGIPNRIIHGEGALEFLSTLEGKKAVIVTGGSSMKKFGFIDEATEYLKKAGMEVAVIDGVEPDPSVKTCKEGGAKMAEFGPDWIIALGGGSAMDAAKIMWVYYEYPGYNFDDLAAFKFPKLRTKAKLVGIPSTSGTASEITAFSVITDTEKNIKYPLVSPDIIPDIAIVDNRIPAKMPPLVTAQTGMDVMTHAIEAYVSTAHDDYTDPYALKAVQLVFEYLERAVVNGNDMEARGKMHTASTIAGISFSNCSLGIVHSMAHKIGGEFHLTHGEANAIMLPYIIEYNRKETDRYGKLEGALGIDNIAKKVLALNEKVGITRTIREGKNTIIAEDKFLKVLDLMSERAFNDACTLTNPRKTSPSDIKKIYLAAYYGKEIDF, from the coding sequence ATGAAATATTCAACATTCGGTATCCCCAATAGGATTATACACGGCGAAGGCGCCTTGGAATTCCTTTCGACCCTGGAAGGAAAAAAAGCTGTAATAGTTACGGGCGGAAGCTCAATGAAAAAATTCGGTTTTATTGACGAAGCAACGGAGTATTTAAAAAAAGCCGGAATGGAGGTAGCGGTTATAGACGGTGTAGAACCTGACCCCTCAGTCAAAACTTGTAAAGAAGGCGGAGCGAAAATGGCGGAATTCGGGCCGGATTGGATTATCGCATTGGGCGGAGGTTCTGCAATGGACGCCGCAAAAATTATGTGGGTTTATTATGAGTATCCGGGCTATAACTTTGATGATTTGGCGGCATTTAAATTCCCCAAGCTCAGAACAAAAGCAAAACTCGTAGGAATCCCGTCCACTTCAGGCACGGCTTCGGAAATTACGGCTTTTTCGGTTATTACAGATACGGAAAAAAATATAAAATACCCCTTAGTAAGCCCGGATATTATTCCGGATATTGCTATTGTAGATAACCGCATTCCTGCAAAAATGCCTCCTCTGGTAACGGCTCAAACCGGTATGGACGTTATGACTCATGCAATCGAAGCTTATGTTTCTACAGCTCATGACGATTATACCGACCCTTATGCCCTTAAAGCTGTTCAACTTGTCTTCGAATATTTGGAAAGAGCCGTTGTAAACGGAAATGATATGGAAGCCCGCGGAAAAATGCACACCGCTTCCACTATTGCAGGTATTTCATTCAGTAACTGTTCTCTCGGAATTGTTCACTCTATGGCCCATAAAATAGGCGGCGAATTCCATTTAACACACGGTGAAGCCAATGCAATTATGCTTCCGTATATAATCGAGTATAACAGAAAAGAGACGGACAGATACGGTAAGCTGGAAGGAGCCTTGGGCATAGATAATATTGCAAAAAAAGTTCTGGCCTTAAATGAAAAAGTAGGCATTACCCGTACAATCCGAGAAGGAAAAAATACAATCATTGCCGAAGACAAGTTTCTTAAAGTATTGGATTTAATGAGCGAAAGAGCGTTTAATGATGCATGCACCCTAACCAATCCCAGAAAAACATCTCCTTCGGATATTAAGAAAATTTATTTGGCGGCATATTACGGAAAAGAAATAGATTTTTAA
- the tmk gene encoding dTMP kinase, translated as MLLSNFIVFEGIDGTGTTSQLRLLKERFASEGKEETCLFTQEPTTGKIGTLIRSALQGGFKLAPETMTRLFAADRCEHLYGEGGIIEDLNAGKAVFSDRYIFSSLAYQAAAGAKELAEAQNRGFPMPEYLFFFDLPVNISMSRVIGRSNVLEIYEEESFQNKVRNEYLNILEVFKKQEPNMQIIKINASETIEEIHSKLWSILKDLPKI; from the coding sequence ATGTTACTATCCAATTTTATCGTATTTGAAGGAATTGACGGTACCGGAACCACCAGTCAATTAAGACTTTTAAAAGAACGGTTTGCTTCCGAAGGTAAAGAAGAAACCTGTTTATTCACCCAAGAACCTACAACCGGCAAAATAGGAACTTTAATACGGTCAGCCTTACAAGGAGGCTTTAAACTTGCCCCCGAAACAATGACCCGTCTGTTTGCCGCCGACCGATGCGAACACCTTTACGGGGAAGGAGGGATTATTGAAGACCTTAATGCGGGAAAGGCCGTATTTTCCGACAGATACATCTTTTCAAGCCTCGCTTATCAGGCGGCGGCCGGAGCAAAAGAATTAGCCGAAGCTCAAAACAGGGGCTTCCCTATGCCGGAATACTTATTCTTTTTTGATTTACCCGTAAACATTTCTATGAGCCGCGTCATAGGAAGAAGTAATGTACTTGAAATTTACGAAGAAGAATCTTTTCAAAATAAAGTACGTAATGAATACCTTAATATTTTGGAAGTATTTAAAAAGCAGGAACCGAATATGCAAATAATAAAAATAAACGCTTCCGAAACAATCGAAGAAATTCATTCAAAACTATGGAGTATTTTAAAAGATTTGCCGAAAATATAA